Genomic DNA from Corylus avellana chromosome ca4, CavTom2PMs-1.0:
tttttttttgaagtggggGGATTTTAGGAAACTTATTTTTGTCACTTTGGGGGCAAAAGGGGAGACATTACAACCCCAATGCTAAATCAGTGATATTTGTTAACCAATTGAAAAACATTGCAAATTAGGTGGTAAATTGAGGggataaatataattagttttcccaagtgtttttttatttttttttatttccatgCTGCAATATTTCCTTTTCATTATGGCTCCTCTTTAGCAAACACCATCCATCGTAATAAGGTGAGGATTGTGTTTGTAATTCACCGATCGGAATAAAAGATCGAAATATTTGAATATCTTGGTTGGTTTCATTGTGCTTAAAGTAAACTATCAGCTTTAGTTCAACCAAGATATTGAACTCAATATGATGGAGGGATGAactcaaattttctttctccattAGTTCCCAGTGatcttttgtttgttgtggGTGTTTGCCTGTAAGGAAACCAAAGTGTATATATGGTTCCTACATCTATTTTCTACTTGCCTATATAGCTTTTGCAATAGAAGGGAGGCTTGGCTTTGGATCCCCCTTGCTTCCAGAATTGACTAGATTCTATTTCTGGGTCGAGCGGTAGGTGAAAACCATTAGAGAATATTGCTCCCTCCtcaaaggaagagagaaaaaagtgtACTGGCTTAGAGAATCACTTGTCATTTACCCATTTCTTTCCTATCAAGTAGCCTGttaattaggaaaaagaaaaaagaaaaaaaaaaaaaaagactctcATAACCATTCGCAGTACTATCTCTGCCTTTCACAGGCTGTAGCTTGCCTGCATGAAGATTGTTACAAAACCTTAATCTCTTCACAAATTCATGGTTTGAGGATACATTTTTTGAATACTTTGATACACCCAAATGTGGGTTTAAATAGAGTACAAGCAAGAGACTTGAATAATGAGTAACAACTTGACTCTAATTTCTAATACCAACCAAACTACATTTTGGACTCTTATCACATTAGGATACGTGTCGGAGATTATCTCTCCCTACGTGACATCTACATGTATGTCAACCATCGTAATaattgtttacaaaaaaaaaaaaaaaaacaaattaaaccatCGTAATAAGGTAAGAcgatcacctttttttttttgaagagatgCTTGGTGTACGCCGTTCTGATGGGCTCTTAAGTCccacatattaaaaaaacacctaTTTGTTAGAGTTTTTGTGGATCGAGCCATAGTTAAGTTAGTTCAGGAAATTGGAGGACTACTGGTGTATCAAGCCCCATTGGGCCCGTAAGGCTTGTCTACTCAAGGCCCTTGGACCTTAACACCTCTTGACCGTCCCCTACCGAAGAGCCCATAAGGCTTGCTTGTTGGAAGGCTCGTCTGCCAAAGGTCCCGACAATCCATCAACATAGACCATGGCCAATGGGCCAGGAAGAATCTCGTCGGTTATGCCCAAAACTAGTCGCATTATAGAATAAAGATACATCCATGCCCCCAATAGGATGTACAACAACCGATTTACCCCCTTGCTAGGTTAGATAACGACTCTTTCATGTTAGATACCTCTTCCAATATTCGCGGATAATGAATTTTCCATGCCATCACTCATGCTCTCAACAACATTTGAGCATGAGACTCTAAACTCAACCTAAGAGAGGCGCGAACGGCAAGCCTATATAAGGAAAAGTGGGAGGGGGGGACCTTACACTAGGTAGGAGAGGGGAGACCTTATACCATGTACGCATTCATTCATTTCCTTATTTAGTCgatttgctttattttcttttcattctaaTTTAAGCATTGGAGGTGATTTTGTTAGACGTCTGGTGGACCTCTCTAATTGTTTGTTCTAACCTTTAAGCCTTCTCCTAATGCTTAGCGTGGTCATTATATCATCCGTTGGCGCTATTTGTGAGAaacattttatttcttcttgAATTGCGATTCTCCGAGACAAAGAGTTAATACCAAACACTAGGATGAGAAACCCTCCGATAAACAACATCGGCACTCCTATTCAACTAGCTCGGCCACCTAACCCTCACTCAGCTAGTTAGCTTAATCCACCACATGATCCTCAAACCAACTCGCAAAATAACTTCCAATTGACCCCATGCTCCTTCGGTTGCTTGACCATgtgaattaattttaaataaacaattagataaatcaattttaaattttaaccataaaataaattatattccTTCCAATCTAAAGGGTGAGGATCCTGTTGCTGATCGAGACTCGGATGATTATACAATGAGGAAATGACGGTTGAGCCCCATTTATGCTgaaaatcaatttatttatttatttatttttgttccgACGAAAAGACTGTGAACTTAACATTGCTATTTATGGAATAGTGGGGTTTAATATTGCCAATTAAGAAAGGGACTGCGTGCACATCGCTTGTTCTGTCTCtaaatttatcactttttttaaaaaaaaaaataaaaaaaaaataaaaatcgctAGTGCTgttaatagtaaaaaaaaaaaaaaagaaaaaggaaaaaaagaaaaagaaaaaaaaaataataataagaaaaaacaaagacaaagagGTAGCGAAAGAAAAGGAGCTTCTCAAGCCTTCATCCTCTAGCTCTAAGCATCTTTGCTTGTTTGTTCGCCAAAAAAGCACACTCCCCAAGAACACTCGCAGTTACCTTCTGCTACTCCAATTCCAGCAAACGATCCGTTCCTCCtgtcaaaatttaatataaaacattaaatcATCAAATTCCCGAGTTTAGAAATCCTCCTCTTTATTATTCTTCTCCATATTAAACACAGTAACATCACGCTAACAATCTGCGACTACTTGCTGTTATTTCTGTTTGACTTGGAAGGATAAGGATAGGAAGGGCCTCATGATGGATGAAATGTACGGTCTGAACACAGCGGCGGAGTATTCCGACAACTACAGGCCGCTGATGTCCCCGGACGACCTGATCCTACCCACACCGGATTACTACCAGGGTTTCCTCTCGTCCACACCCGCCCTCCgcgatcatcatcatcatcatcggaTTCCGATATTCGGATCCGACGAGTTGCTCTCGGCTGCCTCGGCTATATCGGAAGCCGCCTCCTTCACGCCCGAAATTCAACGCGAGGAGGACATGTCGAGCGTCATCAAAGCCAGAATCGCCTCCCATCCTTCTTATCCTCGCCTGCTTCAAGCTTACATCGATTGCCAAAAGGTGCAAGACCCTGCACCGACTTCCCAAGGacgtgttttttttcttttctttttcttctctcaaactaatctaaattgTCTTGTTTCTGTGCTACAACATGTTCTTAAACTgtgatgatgattattattatgtgTCGGTCTGGGTCAAGTAGTACTATTTTGAGCTGCGGCGTTTAATTTCAAACCTACCTACTGAGAGGAGCGTTACACCTATCTTTGCCGATTATTATGGCTTCTTTCCAATTTTGCTTccacttaattttcttttttttgatgggtttgaagattttttttcgGAAGTGAGTGGGAAAAttagaaaggaaagaaaacttCGTCTTTTGGAGTAAGCTTAATTTGGCTGCAATTTCTCTGGGGAATTAAGGGGTCTGAGAAAATGGTCTTGTTTGTGCAGGTAGGGGCGCCTCCGGAGATAGCGAGTTTGCTAGACGAAATCCGGCAAGAAAACGACATTTGTAAGCGCGACGTTGTTTCCACGTATTTAGGAGCCGATCCCGAGCTCGACGAGTTTATGGTccccccactctctctctctctctctctactaaGCAGTAGTAAGCAGTATATATAAACCTTGGTCTTAAATTGCTTCCtaagttttcttttgtttcctttgtATGTGTGAAGGAAACCTACTGTGACATGCTGGTGAAGTACAAATCCGATCTTTCCAGGCCGTTTGATGAGGCAACCACCTTCTTGAACAACATAGAAACACAGCTCAGCAATCTCTGcacaggtctctctctctctctctcttatttgtttattaattatggGATATATTATTATCcagattttgtttttggctcACGTTAGCATACCAATCCCACAACTATTGCTTTTTTCCTGTTTCTGCAATATCGATTTTACTAGACTCTAGAAAATTATTACGCTAACAAACAAAAACCCTAGAGATGGATGATTTGCGAATGGTGTTTTTTCTGAGGATTATGAGCTAAAAATGCTTTCTTGGTACATGGGTAGTGGTTGTTCTTCATTGTTTATTCAAGAAAACTAGTTACAGTGTTTGGAACCTTTCTCTTTTCAGTCTATTGCTTGCACGGGGCTTGGTCTAATGCCATTTCCTACCCTTGTTTCctttcactatttttttatctttctttctctgtgcCCAGATAAATATGAAGCTCCGAAGTGTCAACTTTTTTCAACTTGAGATTTTGATTTTGACGTTTCAGCCATTTTGAATGATGAGTACATCTCCAATAGTAGTAGCTGACATTTAATGTTACTTTCCGTATAACCACCAGTGATAGAGAATCCTTCAGCTTCTTATGGATCGATCGGTGCCTTTTGCTGCTCTTCAAatgatgttttctttcttttcttttttttttttctttttttttcttcatatatgcTTTTATCTACAAGTATGCGTGAAATACATGCAATCATGGTTATAGAGTCCATTTTCTGACTTGGTTGGGTAACCATCTCAAAGGCTTAATccataatataattaattaatcagaATCAAAGTATATATGTCAATTTCACTCAAATTATGCTAATGGTGGATCATTCTCATTCATGTAAACTTAGATGATCAGTATTGAATGAAGACAAATGTTTCTAATTTAATGTTAACAGATGGATAAAGAATATGTAAAGAATTAATATGGAAATTACCTTAATTGTCTGGGAAGTTCATGCATGTCAAATGAACAAATACCTTATGAATGTCGTTGAGTCATTT
This window encodes:
- the LOC132178853 gene encoding homeobox protein knotted-1-like 6, whose amino-acid sequence is MMDEMYGLNTAAEYSDNYRPLMSPDDLILPTPDYYQGFLSSTPALRDHHHHHRIPIFGSDELLSAASAISEAASFTPEIQREEDMSSVIKARIASHPSYPRLLQAYIDCQKVGAPPEIASLLDEIRQENDICKRDVVSTYLGADPELDEFMETYCDMLVKYKSDLSRPFDEATTFLNNIETQLSNLCTDEGGVSSDEDLSGGEMEVQEAQLKSEDRDLKDKLLRRFGNHIGSLKLEFSKKKKKGKLPREARQTLLEWWNAHYKWPYPTEGDKIALAESTGLDQKQINNWFINQRKRHWKPSENMQFAVMDNLSGQFFADD